In the genome of bacterium, one region contains:
- a CDS encoding neutral zinc metallopeptidase, producing the protein MRWQGRRGSGNVEDRRGIGGGMMVGGGLGGVGIIVVIVYMLLGGDPSALLEQTSTGPDGSTGTEQAGVPVDASSDEGARFVSVVLADTEDVWRELFSQMGRTYEEPRLVLFNDAVSSRCGYAGAAVGPFYCTADRTVYIDLSFYELLQQRFGAAGDFAQAYVIAHEVGHHVQNLLGLTDQVDAQRGRVDEREMNALSVKLELQADFLAGVWAHHAERRFAILEAGDIEEALSAANAIGDDNIQRQTQGRVVPDSFTHGSGEQREHWFRLGFETGDVERGDTFAADL; encoded by the coding sequence ATGCGCTGGCAGGGACGTCGCGGCAGCGGCAACGTGGAGGACCGCCGGGGTATCGGCGGGGGGATGATGGTCGGCGGCGGGCTCGGGGGCGTCGGCATCATCGTCGTGATCGTGTACATGCTGCTGGGGGGTGACCCGAGCGCGCTGCTGGAGCAAACGTCGACGGGGCCGGACGGCTCCACCGGGACGGAACAGGCCGGCGTGCCCGTCGACGCTTCTTCGGACGAGGGGGCGCGGTTCGTCTCGGTGGTGCTGGCGGACACCGAGGACGTCTGGCGCGAGCTGTTCTCGCAGATGGGGCGCACGTACGAGGAGCCGCGGCTGGTCCTGTTCAACGACGCGGTGAGCTCGCGGTGCGGGTATGCGGGCGCGGCGGTGGGGCCGTTCTACTGCACGGCCGACCGGACCGTCTACATCGACCTGAGCTTCTACGAACTGCTGCAGCAGCGGTTCGGGGCGGCGGGGGACTTCGCCCAGGCGTACGTGATCGCGCACGAGGTGGGGCACCACGTGCAGAACCTGCTGGGACTCACCGATCAGGTCGACGCGCAGCGTGGTCGGGTGGACGAGCGGGAGATGAACGCGCTGTCGGTGAAGCTGGAGCTGCAGGCCGATTTCCTGGCGGGGGTTTGGGCGCATCACGCGGAGCGGCGGTTCGCGATCCTCGAGGCCGGGGACATCGAGGAGGCGCTGTCGGCGGCCAACGCGATCGGGGACGACAACATCCAACGCCAGACGCAGGGTCGGGTGGTGCCGGACAGCTTCACGCACGGGAGCGGGGAGCAGAGGGAGCACTGGTTCAGGCTGGGGTTCGAGACGGGAGATGTGGAGCGGGGGGATACGTTCGCGGCAGATCTCTAG
- a CDS encoding nuclear transport factor 2 family protein yields MVDNLAAIRGAYEAFSRGDVPAVLAVLAHDVSWTEAEGFPYGGTYVGPEAVLQGVFMKLGTEWDGFAAVPREFVADGDTVVALGTYSGKFKATGKNFAAPFAHVWQFRDGKVARFRQYTDTAVVRAALQ; encoded by the coding sequence ATGGTGGACAACCTCGCCGCGATCCGCGGCGCCTACGAGGCTTTCTCCCGCGGGGACGTGCCGGCGGTGCTGGCGGTGCTGGCGCACGACGTGAGCTGGACCGAAGCCGAGGGCTTCCCCTACGGGGGAACGTACGTGGGCCCGGAGGCGGTGCTCCAGGGCGTGTTCATGAAGCTCGGCACCGAGTGGGACGGGTTCGCGGCGGTTCCCCGCGAGTTCGTGGCCGACGGCGACACCGTCGTTGCACTGGGAACCTACAGCGGCAAGTTCAAGGCCACCGGCAAGAACTTCGCGGCGCCTTTCGCGCACGTCTGGCAGTTCCGGGACGGTAAGGTCGCGAGGTTCCGACAGTACACCGATACCGCGGTGGTCCGGGCCGCGCTGCAGTAG
- a CDS encoding DUF4350 domain-containing protein: MTRRLLRLLAALALAAGVPGCSSGDKVDVDFDTRAARPAYEAGGPLTLFDEAHHNWHRARKSYRPFVELIESDGYRVERNTRKITTDGLAPASVLVVVNAVGTNDRNDDPAFDDAECDAIQEWVRAGGALLLVTDHYPTGHAAACLADRFGVKLSRGQIEDPVHFDPAYESTHLVFSRENAGLVAHPIVEGREAAERVGRVLTFTGEAVFAEPPAAGFLRLSPDAVARPPEATVEKRGDDVIVSVTYGEPAAVPGWSQGLALEYGNGRVVVLGEAAMHSAQFSGYDGRPIGMNVPGYDNRQLALNIMHWLTKVI; encoded by the coding sequence TTGACCCGCAGGCTGCTTCGCCTGCTGGCGGCGCTGGCGCTGGCCGCCGGCGTACCCGGCTGTTCGTCCGGCGACAAGGTCGATGTGGACTTCGACACGCGCGCGGCGAGACCCGCGTACGAGGCCGGCGGTCCCCTGACGCTGTTCGATGAGGCCCACCACAACTGGCACCGCGCGCGCAAGAGCTACCGCCCGTTCGTCGAACTGATCGAGTCCGACGGCTACCGCGTCGAACGGAACACGCGGAAGATCACCACCGACGGGCTCGCTCCGGCGTCCGTGCTGGTCGTGGTCAACGCGGTCGGCACGAACGACCGCAACGACGATCCCGCTTTCGACGACGCGGAGTGCGACGCCATCCAGGAATGGGTCCGTGCCGGCGGGGCCCTGCTGCTCGTCACCGACCACTATCCTACCGGTCACGCCGCCGCATGTTTAGCGGACCGATTCGGGGTGAAGCTGAGCCGGGGGCAGATCGAGGATCCGGTCCACTTCGACCCGGCCTACGAATCGACCCATCTGGTCTTCTCGCGGGAGAACGCCGGGCTCGTCGCGCACCCCATCGTCGAGGGCCGGGAAGCCGCGGAACGGGTCGGCCGCGTCCTGACCTTCACCGGCGAGGCGGTGTTCGCCGAGCCGCCCGCGGCCGGGTTCCTGCGACTTTCGCCCGACGCGGTGGCCCGCCCGCCGGAGGCGACCGTCGAGAAGCGGGGCGACGACGTGATCGTCAGCGTCACGTACGGGGAGCCCGCCGCGGTCCCGGGGTGGTCGCAGGGGCTGGCGCTCGAATACGGCAACGGGCGCGTGGTCGTGCTCGGGGAGGCCGCCATGCACTCGGCGCAGTTCAGCGGCTACGACGGCAGGCCGATCGGCATGAATGTTCCGGGCTACGACAATCGGCAACTCGCGCTGAACATCATGCACTGGCTGACGAAGGTGATCTGA
- a CDS encoding T9SS type A sorting domain-containing protein, translating to MTMRWWAVLCVLACAAGPAGAEWLVEELGDNETDADRPTLAVSPGDAALVAWEEYAGGVWTRFVDAHAGDGIDEYPTECQGNGHDPVAAWTWRGFLLVWINGQNIHYRYGDGSAWGDSPQTIVTGLDLSDVTLDLQGCAEPGWNVGWLAYTVRAGAVGQDWFVRVHKGGHDAPAMVASCGNEWGAAQVASFPSPDPRALQPVPRYYFIPEFARLAQLTGLDEGGWEPAAPLPHLWYGSVFDVRGRDDGSQCLLALEPQPTCPCNTVVFSEQNALGVWSGTFSIMTSHDFNDWPHSPRIAWGAGDEIHAFWVQPSYGYDFEPGRTDLEYHHRVGGAWQDGSAIFDAHERRSLGLHVALEVTAQGEPLFAWTRQDTLETGPQPRRVWLARPQSMVGAPATVVGGLELAAWPNPGRSRIALAGSAPLGGTATLAVYDLAGRQVATPVMSADGPDHFAATWDGRDSAGRDAPAGVYLMRLSAAGGAVTRRVVLAR from the coding sequence CGGCCGACGCTGGCGGTCTCGCCCGGCGACGCGGCGCTGGTCGCCTGGGAGGAGTACGCGGGCGGCGTCTGGACGAGGTTCGTCGACGCCCACGCGGGCGACGGGATCGACGAATACCCGACCGAGTGCCAGGGCAACGGGCACGATCCCGTCGCGGCCTGGACCTGGCGCGGGTTCCTGCTGGTCTGGATCAACGGCCAGAACATCCACTACCGTTACGGCGACGGTTCCGCCTGGGGCGACTCGCCGCAGACGATCGTCACGGGCCTGGACCTCTCCGACGTGACGCTGGACCTGCAGGGCTGCGCGGAGCCGGGCTGGAACGTCGGCTGGCTCGCGTACACCGTGCGGGCGGGCGCCGTCGGGCAGGACTGGTTCGTGCGCGTGCACAAGGGCGGCCACGACGCGCCGGCGATGGTGGCGAGCTGCGGGAACGAATGGGGTGCCGCGCAGGTCGCGTCGTTCCCGTCGCCGGACCCGCGCGCGTTGCAGCCCGTGCCGCGCTATTACTTCATCCCGGAGTTCGCGCGGCTCGCCCAGCTCACCGGCCTGGACGAGGGCGGCTGGGAGCCGGCCGCGCCGCTGCCGCACCTGTGGTACGGGTCGGTCTTCGACGTGCGCGGCCGCGACGACGGCAGCCAGTGCCTGCTCGCGTTGGAACCGCAGCCCACGTGCCCCTGCAATACGGTCGTGTTCAGCGAGCAGAACGCGCTGGGCGTCTGGTCGGGCACGTTCTCGATCATGACGTCGCACGACTTCAACGACTGGCCGCATTCGCCGCGCATCGCCTGGGGCGCCGGCGACGAGATCCACGCCTTCTGGGTCCAGCCCTCCTACGGCTACGACTTCGAGCCCGGCCGCACCGACCTCGAGTACCACCACCGCGTCGGCGGCGCGTGGCAGGACGGGAGCGCGATCTTCGATGCGCACGAGCGGCGCAGCCTGGGTCTGCACGTCGCGCTGGAGGTGACGGCGCAGGGCGAGCCGCTGTTCGCCTGGACGCGGCAGGACACGCTGGAAACCGGGCCGCAGCCGCGGCGGGTGTGGCTGGCGCGGCCGCAGTCGATGGTGGGCGCACCGGCGACCGTCGTCGGCGGGCTCGAACTGGCTGCCTGGCCCAACCCCGGGCGCTCGCGGATCGCGCTCGCGGGTTCGGCGCCGCTGGGGGGAACGGCCACGCTCGCGGTGTACGACCTCGCAGGACGGCAAGTGGCGACGCCCGTGATGTCGGCCGACGGCCCCGATCACTTCGCCGCGACCTGGGACGGGCGCGATTCGGCGGGGCGTGACGCGCCGGCGGGCGTGTACCTGATGAGGCTGTCGGCGGCGGGCGGAGCGGTCACGCGGCGGGTGGTGCTGGCGCGGTGA